One stretch of Saccharopolyspora erythraea DNA includes these proteins:
- a CDS encoding helicase C-terminal domain-containing protein, translated as MTSGFVKWLRSLDVGELAELLRSRPDCASPPPRSADELGNRLNVPHSIQRALDELDRECHDVLAGVVVSGDGCTVEELARAHGVDNTAELDRGLAVLRRNALVWPAPDGTLHLAGPLRSARSSLGLGRNVQALLKPFPVDELGWIAESIGIRKGKRKQQTLDAIEAFLSDPAEIAGLLAQAPAECREIVEKTAWQGPICDPFQGISTNRAIDPVSWLLERALLVPVDRFHVNGPFEMPREVALALRGADYHAPLRKRPAAPKTTEAGTGAVDRTAAVAAGRFVAGAARLLEHCAKASVSPLKSGGVGVRVLSQLAKALHADEREVRLWLEAAAGAELLSIDGDGDIVPADSAEEWQTSDPADQYVELVSAWWWLPGAPTMTCLEEKPGPALAGLSNDIDRMLRHDLVGQLAELPDGHAVASTDELDPLLAWLRPALYGDAESIGAPAKLTWAECDATGVTASAALSSLGSSLLAEDSDRLRAEAARMLPTAQESAVLQADLTAVVRGTPNAKLTRSLDLMADLERRDTASTWRFSPTSIRRAFDQGWTAEDVVAELERISDSTLPQPLRYLIDDVARRFGELKVTTVKCCVVGDEALLAEVSRHKALAPLKLRVLAPTVLASGKAASETLDKLRAAGYSPVQQDASGSVRLERHAGKRGDGGSRNLRPRRAVVANRAEPDFDLIAKALAKGTEPPQPAITGLTSRVDELAHEATQLGPGEIDVLADALARESAVHIEYVDQTGKRTSRPVTPIDLDQRWLVAWCHMRDDERNFRLERIRSVTAIG; from the coding sequence ATGACTTCCGGTTTCGTCAAGTGGCTGAGGTCTCTGGACGTCGGCGAGCTCGCCGAACTGCTGCGGTCTCGGCCGGACTGCGCCTCGCCGCCGCCACGTTCCGCGGACGAACTCGGCAACCGGCTCAACGTCCCGCACTCGATCCAGCGGGCGCTCGACGAGCTGGACCGAGAATGCCACGACGTCCTCGCCGGGGTGGTGGTGTCCGGCGATGGCTGCACGGTCGAAGAGCTGGCGCGGGCGCACGGGGTCGACAACACCGCGGAACTCGATCGCGGCTTGGCGGTCCTGCGGCGCAACGCACTGGTATGGCCCGCCCCGGACGGCACTCTGCACCTTGCCGGTCCGCTTCGGTCCGCCCGCAGCTCGCTTGGCCTCGGCCGTAACGTGCAAGCTCTGCTCAAGCCGTTTCCCGTCGACGAACTCGGCTGGATCGCCGAGAGCATCGGAATCCGCAAGGGCAAGCGCAAGCAGCAAACGCTCGACGCGATCGAGGCATTCCTCTCCGACCCAGCCGAGATCGCGGGCCTGTTGGCGCAAGCACCTGCCGAGTGCCGCGAGATCGTCGAGAAGACGGCGTGGCAAGGTCCCATCTGCGATCCCTTCCAAGGGATCTCGACGAACCGGGCGATCGATCCGGTGTCCTGGCTGCTGGAGCGGGCGTTGCTCGTTCCGGTGGACAGGTTCCACGTCAACGGTCCTTTCGAGATGCCCCGCGAGGTGGCGTTGGCATTGCGCGGGGCCGACTACCACGCCCCACTTCGCAAACGACCGGCCGCACCGAAGACCACGGAAGCCGGTACCGGCGCGGTGGACAGGACTGCCGCAGTCGCGGCAGGCAGGTTCGTGGCGGGTGCCGCGCGGTTGCTGGAGCACTGCGCGAAGGCTTCCGTGTCACCGCTGAAATCCGGCGGTGTCGGCGTTCGTGTCCTGAGCCAGTTGGCCAAGGCCCTGCACGCCGACGAACGCGAAGTCAGGCTGTGGCTGGAAGCGGCGGCGGGCGCCGAGTTGCTCTCGATCGACGGCGACGGCGACATCGTGCCCGCCGACAGCGCGGAGGAGTGGCAGACCAGCGACCCCGCCGACCAGTACGTCGAGCTGGTCTCGGCATGGTGGTGGCTGCCGGGCGCCCCGACCATGACGTGTCTGGAGGAAAAGCCCGGACCGGCGCTCGCGGGCCTGTCCAACGACATCGACCGCATGCTCCGCCACGACCTGGTGGGCCAGCTCGCCGAACTTCCGGACGGGCACGCGGTGGCCTCCACCGATGAGCTCGACCCGCTACTGGCCTGGCTCCGACCGGCCTTGTACGGCGACGCCGAGAGCATCGGCGCCCCAGCGAAGTTGACCTGGGCGGAGTGCGATGCCACAGGCGTCACCGCCTCCGCCGCCCTGTCGTCGTTGGGCAGCTCGCTGCTGGCCGAGGACAGCGACCGGCTTCGTGCCGAGGCCGCACGAATGCTTCCCACGGCGCAGGAATCCGCCGTGTTGCAAGCGGATCTGACCGCCGTGGTCCGCGGCACTCCGAACGCGAAGCTGACCAGGTCGCTCGATCTGATGGCCGACCTGGAGCGCCGGGACACCGCGTCCACCTGGCGCTTCTCGCCGACCTCGATCCGGCGGGCGTTCGACCAGGGCTGGACGGCCGAGGACGTGGTGGCCGAACTGGAGAGGATCTCGGACTCGACGCTCCCGCAGCCGTTGCGCTACCTGATCGACGACGTCGCCCGCCGCTTCGGCGAGCTGAAGGTGACCACGGTGAAGTGCTGCGTCGTCGGGGACGAGGCCCTGCTCGCCGAGGTGAGCAGGCACAAGGCACTGGCGCCGCTGAAGCTTCGGGTGCTCGCACCCACCGTGCTCGCCTCGGGCAAGGCAGCGTCCGAGACACTGGACAAGCTTCGCGCGGCGGGCTACTCACCTGTCCAGCAGGACGCCAGCGGCAGTGTGCGGCTCGAACGCCACGCGGGTAAGCGTGGCGACGGCGGCAGCCGAAACCTCCGGCCGCGCCGAGCGGTCGTTGCGAACCGCGCCGAGCCGGACTTCGACCTGATCGCCAAGGCGCTGGCGAAGGGCACCGAGCCACCACAGCCCGCGATCACCGGCCTGACGTCCAGGGTCGACGAGTTGGCTCACGAAGCGACCCAGCTCGGTCCGGGCGAGATAGACGTCCTCGCGGACGCGCTCGCCCGCGAGAGCGCGGTGCACATCGAGTACGTCGACCAGACCGGGAAGCGCACCAGCCGTCCGGTCACACCGATCGACCTCGACCAGCGCTGGCTCGTCGCCTGGTGCCACATGCGC